The proteins below are encoded in one region of Bosea sp. BIWAKO-01:
- a CDS encoding TlyA family RNA methyltransferase produces the protein MKSRADQLLVERGFFESRARAQAAIAAGLVSAGGVTVRKASEMIARDAEILAEAPHPYVSRGGLKLAAALDAFGFDPAGLTCIDVGASTGGFTDVLLRRGAKHVFAVDVGRDQLHPSLRGLARVTSLEARDIRALAAAEFTPAPALAVIDVSFISLRLVLPPVADLLTPEARIAALIKPQFEAGRAALKKGVVRDEAVHAQVCAEISTLFAELGFAVSGLIPSPIEGGDGNREFLIGGYRQG, from the coding sequence ATGAAGAGCCGGGCGGACCAGCTTCTCGTCGAGCGCGGCTTCTTCGAGAGCCGCGCGCGGGCACAGGCGGCGATTGCCGCCGGCCTGGTTTCGGCCGGCGGCGTCACCGTGCGCAAAGCCTCTGAAATGATTGCGCGCGATGCCGAGATTCTGGCCGAGGCGCCGCATCCCTATGTCTCGCGCGGTGGGCTGAAACTGGCGGCAGCGCTCGATGCCTTCGGCTTCGATCCGGCCGGATTGACCTGCATCGATGTCGGCGCCTCCACCGGCGGCTTCACCGACGTCCTGCTGCGGCGCGGAGCGAAGCACGTCTTCGCCGTCGATGTCGGGCGGGACCAGCTTCACCCCAGCCTGAGGGGCCTTGCGCGCGTCACCAGCCTCGAGGCTCGCGATATCCGCGCGCTGGCTGCGGCAGAATTTACCCCGGCTCCGGCGCTCGCCGTGATCGATGTCAGCTTCATCTCGCTGAGGCTTGTCCTGCCGCCCGTTGCCGACCTGCTGACGCCCGAGGCCCGGATTGCGGCGCTGATCAAGCCGCAATTTGAAGCCGGACGAGCGGCGCTCAAGAAGGGTGTGGTGCGCGATGAGGCCGTGCACGCCCAAGTCTGCGCGGAGATATCGACGCTGTTCGCGGAACTCGGCTTCGCGGTCAGCGGCCTGATCCCCTCACCGATCGAGGGCGGCGACGGCAATCGCGAGTTTCTGATCGGCGGATACCGGCAAGGTTAG
- a CDS encoding SOS response-associated peptidase — MCGRYAITLPPQAMREHLAYPEQPNFPPRYNIAPTQPVPVIRNHEGGRQFLLMRWGFIPGWVKDARDFPLVINIRSESAREKPSFRAAFSRRRCLMPVDGFYEWHRLDKESRPYLFRKPDHGLFAFAALWETWHSQDGSEIDTVAMVTGPANGLMSAFHHRCPVILAPTDHASWLDASARDDDVATLLKPPAEDLLEAVRIGTAVNRVSNDGPEVQAPYDAATESRSPPAKPRRPVEPPAQGSLF; from the coding sequence ATGTGTGGTCGCTACGCCATTACCCTTCCGCCTCAGGCGATGCGCGAACACCTCGCCTATCCCGAGCAGCCCAACTTTCCGCCGCGCTACAACATCGCGCCGACGCAGCCCGTGCCTGTCATCCGCAATCACGAAGGCGGACGCCAGTTCCTGCTGATGCGCTGGGGCTTCATTCCCGGCTGGGTCAAGGACGCCAGGGACTTTCCGCTGGTGATCAATATCCGCAGCGAGAGCGCACGCGAGAAGCCGTCCTTTCGCGCTGCTTTCAGCCGCAGGCGTTGCCTGATGCCAGTCGACGGCTTCTATGAATGGCATCGGCTCGACAAGGAGAGCCGCCCCTATCTGTTCCGCAAGCCAGATCACGGCCTCTTTGCCTTCGCCGCCCTGTGGGAGACCTGGCATTCGCAGGACGGCTCCGAGATCGACACAGTTGCGATGGTCACCGGTCCGGCCAACGGCCTGATGTCGGCCTTCCACCATCGCTGCCCCGTCATCCTCGCCCCCACCGATCACGCGTCCTGGCTCGATGCGAGCGCGCGCGACGACGACGTCGCAACGCTGCTGAAGCCTCCGGCGGAGGATTTGCTGGAAGCGGTCCGGATCGGAACCGCGGTGAACCGGGTCAGCAATGACGGGCCTGAAGTCCAGGCCCCCTATGACGCGGCAACGGAAAGCCGGTCACCGCCCGCAAAGCCGCGCCGACCGGTCGAGCCACCGGCGCAGGGAAGCCTGTTCTGA
- a CDS encoding FAD-binding oxidoreductase, with protein sequence MSAQVLDRMAGIVGARNIIAEPDAMLPYLKEWRDLFRGQATAVVRPGSTEEVAAIVRLAAETGTTLVPQGGNTGLVGGQIPVAEGREIILSLQRLDKVRAVDAEGDTMIVEAGVTLQRAQEAAEAAGRLFPLSLASEGTCTIGGNLSTNAGGTAVIAYGNARELCMGLEVVLADGRIWNGLRQLRKDNTGYDLKNLFIGAEGTLGVITAAVLKLFPLPAARATAFLALPGPAEALALLNAAKAGAGGTLTTFELMPRIGLDFVLRHAAGTRDPLSESSPWYVLMEVSAQSAAGLDDAVESFLGEALENGLITDAVLAGSLEQRKDFWKLREMLSEVQRFEGGSIKHDISVPLHATPDFLARAIATVEAMIPGCRAVAFGHLGDGNIHFNVSQPIGADKEAFLARWEEVNHAVHAIVTEMHGSISAEHGIGRLKRYLLPGVKDPVELALMKTLKATLDPQGILNPGAVL encoded by the coding sequence ATGAGCGCTCAAGTTCTGGACCGGATGGCCGGCATCGTCGGCGCGCGCAACATCATCGCCGAGCCCGATGCGATGTTGCCCTATCTCAAGGAATGGCGGGATCTGTTTCGCGGCCAGGCGACGGCAGTCGTGCGGCCGGGCTCGACCGAGGAGGTCGCGGCGATCGTCAGGCTCGCAGCCGAGACCGGAACGACGCTGGTGCCGCAGGGCGGGAATACCGGGCTTGTCGGGGGGCAGATCCCGGTTGCCGAGGGGCGTGAGATCATTCTCTCGCTGCAGCGGCTCGACAAGGTTCGGGCTGTCGATGCCGAAGGCGACACCATGATCGTCGAGGCCGGGGTCACGCTCCAGCGTGCGCAGGAGGCGGCTGAAGCCGCCGGACGGCTGTTCCCGCTTTCGCTGGCCTCGGAGGGCACCTGCACCATTGGCGGCAATCTTTCGACCAATGCCGGCGGCACCGCCGTGATCGCCTATGGCAATGCCCGCGAGCTCTGTATGGGCCTCGAGGTCGTGCTGGCCGATGGCCGCATCTGGAACGGGCTCAGGCAGTTGCGCAAGGACAACACCGGCTACGACCTGAAGAACCTCTTCATCGGCGCCGAAGGAACGCTCGGCGTCATCACCGCTGCGGTGCTGAAGCTCTTTCCGCTTCCCGCTGCGCGCGCCACCGCCTTCCTCGCGCTGCCGGGGCCGGCCGAGGCGCTGGCCCTGCTCAACGCCGCCAAGGCCGGCGCGGGCGGTACATTGACGACCTTCGAGCTGATGCCGCGCATCGGGCTGGATTTCGTGCTGCGCCATGCTGCCGGCACCCGTGACCCGCTTTCGGAGTCGTCGCCCTGGTACGTGCTGATGGAGGTTTCGGCCCAAAGCGCGGCCGGCCTCGACGACGCTGTCGAATCCTTCCTGGGCGAGGCACTCGAGAACGGCCTGATTACCGATGCGGTGCTGGCGGGCTCGCTGGAACAGCGCAAGGATTTCTGGAAGCTGCGCGAGATGCTGTCGGAGGTGCAGCGTTTCGAGGGCGGCTCGATCAAGCACGACATCTCCGTGCCGCTGCACGCAACGCCGGATTTCCTGGCTCGGGCCATTGCGACGGTCGAGGCGATGATCCCCGGCTGCCGCGCGGTGGCCTTCGGTCATCTCGGCGACGGCAATATCCATTTCAATGTCAGCCAGCCCATCGGGGCAGACAAGGAGGCCTTCCTGGCGCGCTGGGAGGAGGTCAATCACGCGGTCCACGCCATCGTCACCGAGATGCATGGCTCGATTTCGGCCGAGCATGGCATTGGCCGGCTCAAGCGCTATTTGCTGCCGGGGGTGAAGGACCCGGTCGAGCTTGCGCTGATGAAGACACTCAAGGCGACACTCGACCCGCAGGGCATCCTGAACCCCGGCGCCGTGCTGTAA